The genomic DNA CGTCGGCCCCTATGAGCACGGTTGTGGGGTATCCGGGAATGGCGTAGGCCTTACGTATAGACCTGTCCACGTCGATGCCTACCGGGAAGTCCACCGGATACTCCTCCAGGAACTCCCTTACCGTATCCTCATTCTCACCTCCGTCGATACCTATGATCACGAAGGGCTCCCCACTGTGTTTTTCGTAAAAAGCGTTGAGCTCCGGCATCTCGTCCTTGCAGGGGCCGCACCAGGTGGCAAAGAAGTTCAGGATTATCACCTTCTTCCCGATATTCTCAGAGAGGCGGAACCTCTCGCCGCCGAGGAGCTCCAGCTCGAAGTCGGGAGCGAAACGGCCGGGCCACCGGGCGGACCTGTTCATGGAGTCGAATATGCCCCGGGTGTTATTTTCCTCCGGGAACTCCTTTGCGGACATGTTGAAGGTGACGACCACCGCCGCAAGCAGGGGTATGAATATGGTGAAGCTTCTGTTGTTCAACTTTTCCTCCGGCTACGGGTAGCTTCTTATTTCTATTTTCTACCACGGGTGATTTATTATGTCCATAGCAAACCAAGAAAGGGCGGGGATAGTTCGTTTTTCCTTGTAAGGTCAAGGGGTGAGGGGCTCCCGTCACGCCGGGGCTCGTTGAAGCCCCTTTACTTGTTAATGATAGCGTGATATTTTTCCGGTATGGGAAGCAAAGGCCTGTCGTTTGCGCGTTCTTACGCGGCCATTCCTCTTATAGTCGTAACCTCGGCGCTTATCTACTCCAACGTCCTCCACGCCCCTTTCGTCTTCGACGACGATTTTTTCATAGTAGATAACCCCACCATCCGGGAGCTCGGGAACTTCTTCGACCTCTCGGGCACGAGGTATGTGGCCGCCCTCTCCTTCGCCCTGAACTACCGCTTCGGCGGTCTCGACACCTTCGGGTACCACGCGGTAAATATCGCGATACACTCGATAAACGGTCTTTTAGTATGGTGGCTCGTTATCCTCACATGCGGGACGCCCTGTATAAAAAAGACCTTCTCCGACGACCGCACGAAGCAACTCTTCGCCCTCGCAGCAGCCATGATATTCGTCACCCACCCCGTCCAGACCCAGGCCGTCACCTACGTAAGCCAGAGGTTCGCCTCGCTCGCGACCCTCTTCTACCTCCTATCCCTTGCCATGTTCATCAAGTGGCGGCTGTCTTCAGGCGCAGGGGGGCGGAGCGTCTTCTACATTTTTTCGCTCTTCTCGGCCGTCCTCGCGATGAAGACAAAGGAGATAAGCTTTACCCTTCCTTTCATCATAGTCCTGTATGAGTTTACGTTCTTCGGTACACCCTTTAACGAACGGGGCCGGAGCGCGCGGCTTCCGTACCTCGCGCCGTTCCTGTTGACACTCCTCATAGTTCCCATGGACATTATCGGGTCGTGGCTGGGCGGTCCGGGTGAAGGGCCGGGCCATATTACCGAGGCGACGAGGCGCGCTCTCGCAGGC from Thermodesulfobacteriota bacterium includes the following:
- a CDS encoding redoxin domain-containing protein, encoding MNNRSFTIFIPLLAAVVVTFNMSAKEFPEENNTRGIFDSMNRSARWPGRFAPDFELELLGGERFRLSENIGKKVIILNFFATWCGPCKDEMPELNAFYEKHSGEPFVIIGIDGGENEDTVREFLEEYPVDFPVGIDVDRSIRKAYAIPGYPTTVLIGADGKVHLYEVGEITNADVAFHSHYGPGIEAIKSGEGIGREAYLEGLGGETPLPIEEEEKKEDKKEEYLFSGRKKAIVEKMYCSCGCSDHVSDCKCKMATDIKDTLKDMDISGRTDKEVITGLNEKFCVKDG